The following coding sequences lie in one Rutidosis leptorrhynchoides isolate AG116_Rl617_1_P2 chromosome 4, CSIRO_AGI_Rlap_v1, whole genome shotgun sequence genomic window:
- the LOC139840369 gene encoding large ribosomal subunit protein uL15x-like, whose protein sequence is MTTRLRKNRKKRGHVSAGHGRIGKHRKHPGGRGNAGGMHHHRILFDKYHPGYFGKVGMRYFHRLRNKFHCPIVNVDKLWSMVPQDVKEKASGDKVPVVDVTQFGYFKVLGKGAVPVSHPMVVKAKLISKTAEKKIKEAGGAVLLTA, encoded by the coding sequence ATGACTACGAGATTGAGGAAGAACCGTAAGAAGCGGGGTCACGTAAGTGCGGGTCACGGTCGTATTGGAAAACACCGAAAGCATCCTGGAGGACGTGGTAATGCTGGTGGAATGCATCATCATCGTATCCTATTTGACAAGTACCATCCCGGTTACTTTGGTAAAGTCGGTATGCGATACTTTCACCGTCTCCGCAACAAATTCCATTGCCCTATTGTTAATGTCGATAAGCTTTGGTCAATGGTCCCACAAGATGTGAAGGAGAAAGCTTCTGGTGATAAGGTGCCGGTTGTTGATGTTACTCAGTTCGGTTACTTTAAAGTGTTGGGAAAAGGAGCTGTTCCAGTTTCACATCCAATGGTTGTTAAGGCGAAACTTATTTCAAAAACTGCAGAGAAGAAGATTAAGGAGGCTGGCGGTGCTGTTTTGCTTACTGCTTAG
- the LOC139904547 gene encoding DNA polymerase I A, chloroplastic/mitochondrial-like, whose translation MHMARLWDSSRRMSGGYSLEALTSDSKGIMSGANLGPNKELIGKVSMKNIFGRKKLKKDGTEGKVVVIPPVEELQRVEKITWICYSALDSISTLKLYERLQCKLWNREWKFNGVTKGTLFDFYEQYWCPFGELLVKMETEGVLVDRPYLNEIEKVAKFEQQRAADRFRNWASKLCPDAKFMNVGSDTQLRQLFFGGTYNRAAIFLGKMGVFIVH comes from the exons ATGCACATGGCTCGATTATGGGATTCTTCAAGACGAATGTCGGGTGGATATTCATTAGAAGCACTTACTAGTGATTCAAAAGGAATAATGTCGGGTGCTAATTTAGGCCCTAACAAAGAGTTAATTGGAAAAGTTTCAATGAAAAACATTTTCGGTAGAAAAAAGCTAAAAAAAGACGGTACCGAAGGCAAAGTTGTTGTTATTCCCCCCGTTGAAGAACTTCAAAGGGTAGAAAAGATAACATGGATTTGTTATTCGGCTTTAGATTCAATTAGCACTCTTAAGCTTTATGAAAGATTACAATGTAAATTATGGAATAGGGAGTGGAAATTTAATGGTGTTACAAAGGGAACATTGTTTGACTTTTATGAACAATATTGGTGTCCTTTTGGTGAGTTATTGGTGAAAATGGAAACCGAAGGGGTGTTAGTTGATCGACCTTATCTTAATGAGATTGAAAAAGTGGCTAAATTTGAACAACAACGAGCTGCTGATCGGTTTCGTAATTGGGCATCGAAGCTTTGTCCCGATGCTAAGTTTATGAACGTTGGGAGTGATACACAGTTGCGCCAACTCTTTTTCGGTGGCACTTATAATAG GGCAGCCATATTTCTGGGAAAAATGGGCGTATTCATTGTTCACTAA
- the LOC139904548 gene encoding DNA polymerase I B, chloroplastic/mitochondrial-like codes for MFASERRKAKMLNFSIAYGKTAVGLARDWKVSVREARETVARWYGGREEVLRWQKDRKKEARRSGCVHTLLGRARTFPSTTNATQSHKNHIDRAAINTPVQGSAADVAMCAMLEISKNARLKELGWKLLLQVHDEVILEGPTESAEVAKAVVVECMSKPFDGKNILKVGLSVDAKFAKNWYSAK; via the exons ATGTTTGCTTCTGAAAGAAGAAAAGCAAAGATGCTTAATTTTTCTATTGCATATGGGAAAACCGCCGTTGGGCTTGCACGCGATTGGAAG GTATCTGTAAGGGAAGCAAGAGAAACAGTGGCTCGATGGTATGGGGGTAGGGAAGAAGTGCTGAGGTGGCAAAAAGACCGTAAAAAGGAAGCTCGAAGAAGCGGATGCGTACATACATTGTTAGGACGTGCACGAACTTTTCCGTCTACAACAAATGCCACTCAATCTCATAAAAATCATATTGATCGAGCTGCCATTAATACACCCGTTCAG GGTAGTGCTGCTGATGTGGCTATGTGTGCCATGTTGGAAATATCTAAAAATGCTCGGCTGAAAGAACTTGGATGGAAGCTGCTTTTACAG GTTCATGATGAAGTAATATTAGAAGGGCCAACCGAGTCAGCAGAGGTTGCAAAAGCAGTAGTTGTCGAGTGCATGTCAAAACCATTTGATGGAAAGAATATTCTTAAAGTTGGACTTTCGGTTGATGCTAAATTTGCCAAAAATTGGTACTCTGCCAAGTAA
- the LOC139845428 gene encoding uncharacterized protein codes for MLQFPAFMTQYPTSSRIIPSSLLVTPQWPPPHSEEHLLAVEESQLEEKFNEIRKLNSNLPVIGKTSVENDKEDFDNEADDDDADNAEESDGDEFEQETG; via the exons ATGTTGCAGTTTCCGGCATTCATGACGCAGTACCCGACGTCATCGAGGATCATTCCGTCGTCACTCCTCGTTACCCCACAGTGGCCTCCGCCACACAGCGAAGAACATCTTCTTGCTGTCGAAGAATCTCAATTGGAAGAAAAG TTTAATGAGATCCGGAAGCTAAATAGCAACCTTCCTGTGATCGGGAAAACGTCGGTTGAGAATGACAAAGAAGATTTTGACAATGAGGCGGATGACGATGATGCTGACAATGCAGAAGAGTCGGATGGTGATGAGTTTGAACAGGAAACCGGTTAA